One window of the Sparus aurata chromosome 7, fSpaAur1.1, whole genome shotgun sequence genome contains the following:
- the sox18 gene encoding transcription factor Sox-18A, producing MNLTEPSLSRETLLHAGRVSLGGPWASRTPSPASDSEMGFEQSLSGDCSSPDGLGSGSMRRADARISLTPSSGGQSPDLTQAGGASAGSGDGKAAGGEQRIRRPMNAFMVWAKDERKRLALQNPDLHNAVLSKMLGQSWKALSATDKRPFVEEAERLRVQHLQDHPNYKYRPRRKKTTKKLKRVEPGLLLHSLAQGGASGLGLGHGVNPLGADGISGGAYGHPSGHPTHHHHSHHLLPSLGHFRDLQAPGHPELESYGLPTPEMSPLDILEDGAGESVFFPQHMQEEAGMGGWSGYHHHLHHHNQHYSHNYNNHSHHNSIHGAAAYSQSSGMSVGPSLSPGRSSRVDSRMSSVESNMTSSMSSVTSVLASSVNSRLNPTHATGHHIALRSPVKCPPPLSDSSSPVSYSQPSISLPEPLKSHQTPHQAAAPVGYFGQMYGSSAPNAAYYMPSHLGQLSPPPETSPSSCSSSSIVQSAFPPTLSLDHSNPESSGHLGSSSSAEFWSEVDRHEFDQYVNVGRNREELYGRGGGCGSGMKVLSGRSSSSAGSSMNSSVINRDVSGILNSAGGCDEGSSPLISALSDASSAVYYSACITG from the exons ATGAATTTAACGGAGCCCAGCTTGTCCAGAGAGACTCTTCTGCATGCCGGCCGGGTGTCTCTCGGGGGCCCCTGGGCGTCCAGGACCCCGAGCCCTGCTTCTGATTCTGAGATGGGTTTCGAGCAGAGCCTCTCCGGGGACTGCAGTTCTCCCGACGGCCTCGGCAGCGGGAGCATGAGGAGAGCAGACGCGAGGATTTCTCTCACGCCCAGTTCAGGGGGACAGAGTCCAGACTTGACCCAGGCGGGAGGTGCGTCGGCGGGCTCGGGCGATGGGAAGGCCGCGGGGGGCGAGCAGAGGATCCGCAGGCCCATGAACGCCTTCATGGTGTGGGCTAAAGATGAGAGGAAGCGGCTGGCCCTGCAGAACCCCGACCTGCACAACGCTGTGCTCAGCAAGATGCTCG GTCAGTCTTGGAAGGCCTTGAGTGCTACAGACAAGCGGCCGTTTGTGGAGGAAGCAGAGCGTCTCCGTGTCCAGCACCTCCAGGATCACCCGAACTACAAGTACAGGCCTCGCCGCAAGAAGACCACCAAGAAACTCAAGCGGGTCGAGCCGGGGCTTCTGCTCCACAGCTTAGCCCAAGGTGGGGCGTCGGGCCTTGGATTAGGACATGGTGTCAATCCCTTGGGCGCTGATGGAATCTCTGGAGGGGCTTATGGACACCCAAGCGGGCACCCCACGCACCACCATCACTCTCACCACCTGCTGCCATCTCTTGGGCACTTCAGGGACCTCCAGGCCCCCGGACACCCAGAGCTGGAGAGCTACGGCCTGCCCACTCCGGAGATGTCGCCTCTGGATATTCTGGAAGATGGAGCTGGGGAATCTGTGTTTTTCCCCCAACATATGCAAGAGGAGGCAGGGATGGGGGGCTGGAGTGGGTACCACCACCACCTACACCACCACAACCAGCATTACAGCCATAATTACAACAACCACAGTCACCACAACTCTATACACGGCGCAGCGGCATACAGTCAGAGCTCAGGAATGAGTGTCGGCCCCAGCTTGAGTCCTGGTAGAAGTTCTAGAGTTGATTCAAGAATGAGTTCTGTTGAGTCAAATATGACCTCGAGCATGAGCTCTGTCACTTCTGTTCTGGCGAGTTCAGTCAACTCCAGGTTAAATCCCACTCATGCGACAGGTCACCACATCGCCTTGAGGAGTCCAGTGAAGTGCCCACCACCTCTCTCCGACTCCTCCTCCCCCGTTTCCTACTCCCAGCCCTCCATCAGCCTCCCCGAGCCCTTAAAATCCCACCAAACTCCACATCAGGCCGCAGCTCCCGTCGGCTACTTCGGCCAGATGTACGGGAGCAGCGCCCCGAATGCTGCGTATTACATGCCCTCTCACCTGGGGCAGCTTTCACCTCCTCCGGAAACTTCCCcatcttcctgctcctcctcctccatcgtCCAGTCAGCCTTCCCTCCCACCTTGTCCTTAGACCACTCAAATCCAGAGTCCTCCGGCCATTTGGGGTCTTCCTCTTCTGCTGAGTTTTGGTCCGAGGTGGACAGGCACGAATTCGACCAGTACGTGAATGTGGGAAGGAATCGAGAGGAGCTGTACGGACGTGGTGGTGGCTGTGGGAGTGGGATGAAGGTCCTGAGTGGGCGCAGTAGCAGTAGTGCAGGTAGCAGCATGAACAGCAGTGTCATTAACAGGGATGTCAGCGGCATTTTGAACAGTGCTGGCGGCTGCGATGAAGGCAGCAGCCCTCTTATTTCTGCTCTCTCTGACGCCAGCAGTGCCGTCTACTACAGCGCCTGTATCACTGGATAA